A region of Solanum dulcamara chromosome 7, daSolDulc1.2, whole genome shotgun sequence DNA encodes the following proteins:
- the LOC129896442 gene encoding premnaspirodiene oxygenase-like produces the protein MHNYLYINQHLQRENPSNPVIISFLSCDEMEFQYLVSFFLFMSFLFFLIQKWRSSKTLKKKLPPGPWRLPIIGSVHHLTKGVPHRVLKNLSEKYGPIMYLQLGEVPTIVVSSPHMAKQVLKTHDLAFASRPETMMGKIICYDCTDIAFSPYGDYWRHMRKLSTLELLSAKMVKSFSPIRQEELSNLLSSIGSMDVDLPINLPEKLLWFMNAVTCRSAFGKVCKDQKELITLIHQAQSLSGGFELADLFPSKKILHGISGMKSKLMKARNKVDVVLDNIINLHRENRANGRSCNGESGAEDLIDVFLRVIESGEFPFPLTNDNIKAVILDMFVAGSDTSSSTVIWALSEMIKSPSVMAKAQAEVRKVFKGKKTYDDETDLEKLDYLKLVIKETLRLHPPTPLLVPRECREETNIDGFTIPSKSKVMVNVWAIGRDCESWENPECFKPERFENNSIEFTGNHFQFLPFGAGRRICPGIQFGLALVTLPLAHLLYKFDWKLPKGVNAKDLDMTEANGISARRQSDLYLITTPYVSPLD, from the exons ATGCACAACTACCTCTATATAAATCAACATCTACAAAGGGAAAATCCATCAAATCCAGTTAttatttcctttctttcttgtGATGAGATGGAGTTTCAATACTTGGTTTCCTTCTTTCTATTCATGTCCTTCCTCTTTTTTCTAATTCAAAAATGGAGAAGCTCCAAAACCCTCAAGAAAAAGCTCCCTCCTGGGCCATGGAGGCTACCGATTATTGGAAGTGTGCATCACTTGACAAAAGGAGTACCACATCGTGTTCTCAAAAACTTATCTGAAAAATATGGCCCTATTATGTACTTACAACTCGGGGAAGTTCCAACAATAGTTGTGTCCTCTCCACACATGGCCAAACAAGTTCTAAAAACTCATGATCTCGCTTTTGCATCCAGGCCAGAAACGATGATGGGAAAGATTATTTGCTACGATTGTACGGATATTGCCTTTTCTCCATATGGTGATTACTGGAGACATATGCGTAAATTGAGCACCTTGGAATTACTCAGTGCCAAGATGGTTAAGTCCTTCAGCCCAATTCGGCAAGAGGAGCTCTCGAACCTCCTATCATCCATCGGATCAATGGATGTAGATTTGCCAATCAACTTACCAGAAAAGCTTTTATGGTTTATGAATGCTGTGACATGTAGGTCAGCATTTGGGAAGGTGTGTAAAGATCAAAAGGAGTTGATAACATTGATTCATCAAGCACAATCATTATCCGGTGGATTTGAGCTGGCTGATTTGTTcccttcaaaaaaaattctacatGGAATTAGCGGGATGAAATCTAAACTAATGAAAGCTCGTAATAAAGTAGACGTAGTCTTGGACAATATTATCAATTTGCATAGAGAAAATCGAGCAAATGGAAGAAGTTGTAATGGTGAATCTGGAGCTGAAGATTTGATCGATGTTTTTTTAAGAGTCATTGAGAGCGGTGAATTTCCATTTCCCCTAACAAATGACAACATCAAAGCAGTTATTCTG GACATGTTCGTAGCAGGATCTGACACATCATCTTCAACTGTTATTTGGGCTTTATCAGAAATGATAAAAAGTCCAAGTGTCATGGCAAAAGCACAAGCTGAAGTGAGAAAAGTCTTTAAAGGAAAGAAAACATATGACGATGAAACTGATCTTGAAAAGCTTGATTACCTAAAGTTAGTTATCAAAGAGACACTCAGGTTACATCCTCCAACTCCTTTGTTGGTCCCGCGAGAATGCAGGGAGGAAACAAATATAGATGGATTTACTATACCGTCAAAAAGCAAAGTCATGGTTAATGTATGGGCAATTGGAAGAGATTGCGAGAGTTGGGAAAATCCTGAATGTTTTAAACCAGAGAGATTCGAAAacaattctattgaatttacTGGAAATCACTTTCAATTTCTCCCGTTTGGCGCAGGAAGACGAATTTGTCCAGGAATACAATTTGGTTTAGCCCTTGTTACTCTGCCATTAGCTCATTTGCTTTACAAGTTTGACTGGAAACTTCCCAAAGGAGTTAATGCAAAGGATTTGGACATGACAGAGGCAAATGGAATATCTGCTAGAAGACAGAGTGATCTTTACTTGATCACAACTCCTTATGTATCGCCTCTTGATTAA